From the genome of Cynocephalus volans isolate mCynVol1 chromosome 15, mCynVol1.pri, whole genome shotgun sequence:
AACGCTGGGTATCAGTTCACATCAGCCATACAGTTGGTCTTCAGTCTTTCGTCTTTTGGCCAGTGAAGCCATCCATTACATGAAGGATGTCCAGGTACTCAGCTATAAGCAGTGCTGTCTTGAGGGGCAGCAAACTAAAGAGAACACAAGAGTAAACTTTCCTGGTTATCACTTACAGAAGCATCTTTACCAGCTCAGCTGAAAAGCAGCGTCACTTCCAGTAGATGATGAAGTcgttcactcacacacacattacCCCTGTTTCAGGGTCACCGGGCCTTGTCCACCATATGGGAGGACATTGGCCCAGGGTCTCTACAGCTCTCCTTGTAACTCAATTCACTCCTCATTTCAGTTTCTCGGTGCCACTACACTATAAAATGACTGAGAGGAAGCAGGGGAGTCTTGTGGAGGAGGCACAGGCTTTGCAAGCCGATGAGCCTGGCTGGAATCCTAGCACTGTCACTTGCAATCGCAGCTCAGGCAACTCACTTAGTTTGCAGGCCTGTTTCCTCGAGTGTAAAATGTGGCCATCAATCTTTCTTTCTGGGGCAACTGTGAAGATGAGAGGCAAGAGCTCCTCGGACCTCTGGCAAGGCCACACTGAGAGTGCCCACCTCCGCCACCCCACTGGTCCCCACACACGCCCAGATGCACATGGGAGCATCATCCTGACACAGCACTCTGACCCCACTGATATTGACCTTCAACACTGCACAGCGAGGGAAAGGACAGAGCAGGCACAGTAAACCCGAGACCTGTCCTAAGGGCGGGTAAAAGACCCTGCACTCACTGTTCCTCTGTTTGGGCACCCCAAGATCTCTAGGTGGTTCAAGCCCTCCCCAACTTCAAGTCTCTGGTCAAGTATTACCTTCTTGGTGAGACCCTCACCGAGCACCATACTTAACATTAAACCTTAACTTACACTCCTCCATTCCCACTTGGAGATTTCCTTTGGCTGCTTTATGTCTGTCTTGCTCTTTGCTGTGGGATGGCGAGCAGCACACGCACTTGCACTCTCTAAATGTCTGCTCAGTGCACGTCTGAAGGTGTGTTTGATGTCATCCCTGTCACCGAGCCTCTTCATGTTCCTTTTGCCTTCTCAGGAACTATTGCGCCCTTTCCCAAAATGTGGCCCAGAACTAATATGCCATTATAGTAAATATAACCTCCCAATTATTCCGTGGAGGAAGAGGAAGCCCCATGTCTTGCCGTCAGCGTAACTACATGATAGTTGGCTGTCTGTTAGGTGAGAAGTCCCCACTGTGCTGTGAATACACACACAGCCCAATAAACAGTGCACTGCACTCATCTGCTGGCTGTGACAACCACGATCTCTATTgcaaaggaagaaactgaggcctggagaataGTGGGCACACTCAGAGTCACAGCCTCAGCAAACAGAGGGATCAGAACCCTGATTCCAGATTGCTTGTCAAAGACCCTTTGTCCTGCCCCACACAGCCTTGGTCAGCCACACTGATCTCTCCTGTGCCACATGAAGCCTGGAAAAGTGACACCATGTAAAAATGACTTTTGGTTCATCCCACAACGTCCATATAATTAGGTAATGAAAAAAGATCTCTGTAGGTAGGAAGGGAGGTTGCTAGCCATGTGGTGGACATGCAGTATATCCATGTTCAAATAACTGAAGAACTGCCATTGGCAAGAGGGATGGAATTTCATGTGGAGCTGGAGGGCCAAGCTAGAACCAATGACGAGAAAGATTTCAATGCAACAGAGGGGACCGGCTCGACAATAGGATGTGCTTCCTTGCAAAGCAGAAGCCCCTTTGAGGGAAGTATAATTAGGTGACCCATTATAGTCTAGAAAATGCACTCGGACAGTGAGAATCAGCAGTGGCCTCAGCAGTTTGCACCACTGTCTCTGTAACTGGGTCAAATGTTCACAAACAGCAGGGGACGAATTTCGGCACTGAAACCCAATGCTGAGCAGAGCAGGATGGGCGAAAATGCTTTCTTGTGCTTTTAAGAGGTGGCTTAAGTTTTTTCCCTCAAGTTCTTTAACCATCTTACAGCTCAAATTTATTATCTACTTCCAGTTTTACCCATAGCACAAACTTCTGAAGCATTTGGCTTAGTAGGAGCACTGCAACTATGCAAATTTGGGACTGTGTCCTCAGTCAGGCACAATGAGGGGATCAGCAGGACTTatggattttccttttttgaattcattaatttagcagatatttttaaagtggCTCCTGGTGGGATTTGAAATAAACTGTTGATTGGCACGTCAGAGAAGCAGAAGCTGATatcattacctttttaaaaacattatgaaGTATAAAAACTTTGGAATATACAGGTACAGTTGTTCCTGCAGAATAGCATCTACTATTTTTCTAACCACATATTCTGGTTCCAGAATTGGCAATAGAGAAGGACAGCTAgggtataaaaaacaaaacaaaacaaaacaaaaaccacattaataaatgaaataaaaataattccttcAAATTAGGGATAAAAAGGTTGTAAGACTTCACTTCTTTCCCTTccagatttcatttatttttatatttactcccTTATTATCAACATGGTAACAACATAACTAGAATTTGAAATGGAAAATGATTCTAATCAATACACTGAcattactatatatatatgtgaaaccATATTAAACAAATGTTCTAAAGGTTGTAAAGCAAGTTGGTAAAAACAAACTGCCTGCTGCCTCCATGAAATGCAGAACTGGGCATCTGTGCCTTCTATGAACTGAacgtttgtgtccccccccacaCCAAATTCACATGTTTGAAGCCTAATTCCTCAATATGATGGTATTCGGAGGTAACTAGGTCATGAGGATAAATGTTAGTGCCCTCATGAGAAGATGCAGGACCCTGATCAATCTCCGTTCCTCCCGCCCTCCCTCCTtactgctcccctcccccaggtgaCGGTATAACGAGGAGAAGGTGGCCGTCTGCACACCCGGAAGAGTgccttcaccagacaccgaatTTGCTAGcactctgatcttggacttctagcctccagaactgtgagaaagagatttctgtcatttaagccacctggtatttggtattctgttatagcagcccaaactaagacagtgCCCCATCaatgatttccagtttttctgGAATCAGGGAAGAGGGTAGAATGGGATTAGTGGCAGAAAGGAATGAGGCCTGGAGAGCCCAGGAGATGGATGAGCAGATCCAGGGCTACAGGGTGGCTAGGAGTCGGACACTGCCTTGATAAACCATTCTTTCTACTCAGTATCTTAAACACAAGCACATACtaagaaagacagaaattctGAAACCATTTACAAATCATTCtttaaacaacttaaaaaaaacagagagtgaaaaatcaattaaatagCCAATCTTtattgggggtggagggggcggctggccggtacagggatcagaacccttgaccttggtgttattggcactgtgctgtaaccagctgagctaaccagccagccctccaatcatttttttttttttcgtgaccggcactcagccagtgagtgcaccagtcattcctatataggatccgaacccacggcgggagcgtcgctgcgctcccagcgcagcactctaccgaatgcgccacaggctcggccccctccaatcatttttaagaatgtaatttttttgaaatcaaAGGGCGTACTTACCCAGTAGTACAACCTTCAAACATTccagtttttataaaaaatggGCACACAATTGTGGTTTTGATCCCCTTTTGTTTTTGGGCAACTGTTTCTGTAAATACAGATTCAGCAAATCCAAAGGCTGCAAATTTACTTGCACAATAATCTAGAAAGACAAACATTGACAGTGTATATTCTAGAGTTTTAAATGGCATTACATTAAGGTTTACTCATAACACTAACAGCAGCAGAGGATGTGACCACAATTTCAGAGTTCTTCCTTTGTATGAAGTGAGGAGAGAGTGGGAAGGGACACGGTCAGCTGAGGGTCAGTTGATATGACCACATGGACGCCAGACTAGGAAGGGCTGCAGGGACGCTCCTGTGGGTCACACTGCTTGACTTTTCTCACAGCTGATGAATTGTGCTAGCTGCTGGGTGGAGCACCAAACGTGATTCTAGTCTGTCTTTCAAAAAACTTCCATCCCATGGCATGAAGATGTAAGGGAGGAGAAATAAGACAGTAAGGGGCACAAGAGGTCAGCATGGATTGTGAGACTCAGATCAAGTTTTCTTCCAACTATAACTCCTGCTTCTACTTCCAGATAAAAACAAAGGACTTGGTAGCTTCAACCTCTGTCTCCTAAATACATTGGAAATGCAGAGGGGAGTGGAAAGCATTTATGTCCATTTTGACCTTTCTGTCTTTAATCACACTTGCTTTGAAAAAACACCTGAATATTCAATTCACCAAGTGAAAAAGTTTGGAGAGACAGGGTGTTCAGGTGGAAAAATGCTTTCCTTTGCCTCCCAGAGTCAGAAGAGGCGTACTTGCCTGCTAGATTGTGATGCAGCCACTACAACTGGCAGGAGCCAGCGTACAAGTGCCAGATGTGGGGTGGTCAGGCCCCAGTGCTGCCCACAACAATGGGTAAGAGGCTGGAGGAAGGCAGGGGAAAGGAGGAGTCCACAGCATGCCAGAGTGTCTCCTGAGCCATTTGGTATAAGTGCAGCTCACTGAAACCCTCGACCCCCCAGGTTCAGATGAGCAGATATGGCCCAAGACCTAGGGACTCTGCATTCTCAACTAGCATCCCTGTGTTCTGATGCAGCAGAGTGGAGACTCACACTGTGGGAAATACAAAGGCTTACATTTGTTTCTAAGGTGAGCTGGGAGTGGCAGAGTCTTGTTATCTGAAGATAGGGAGATTGTGCCAGCAAAAGGATTGATAAGGACTCTATGATTTCAAAGGCTCATGACTTCTCAGACACAtaagaaagtaataataataataatccctgATGAATTCTAagaaggacagagggagggaagtCCAGGGTCCAAGAAGTATAGATTGGTAACATTTTGGGTGACTGGTGGTTCTGAAAAGCCTATTCATGTTACTGAGATATACTAAGCTAAGACCAGTTTTATGCATCTTGAACTATGCCACTTAACTCAAAACCATTAGGAACTGTCCAACTGGCAAACTATCCCAACTTATCTGAGTGCTGCTGCACAGTTCTGTTGGGTGACTCTCAGTGATCTGTGTATGCCAGGACTCACGACATTTGCTCTAGGGGGTGCCCTGGTAGCTAAAGTCAAGGTTTCTGCTCCCCCTAGAGCCAGCTCCTCCTTGACCAAGGATCTAGGTGCATCTCTTTGCCCCCTCCCCACAGCTACTGTCAAATCAGTTGGCTGTTGCAAGGGAGATGAAAATGACCACCACTTCCTGCAGGTTTTTGACCAATGGAAATCCAAAGAGGTTAACTTTAGGTTTCGTAGGATGAAGAAACTTTCTCCAAACTCACAGTAGGGAGAGACCATGTAATGGAAACTAAAGCAGAAGGCAGGGTGCTCCTCCTTTCCATCCTGATAACAGTACCAGATGGATTTTGGGGGACAGTTGCTGTGTCGATCACTTGTGCAAAAAATACATCAGTgaggtctctttctttctcttttaaactcAGGGGGTTGCATAGGACCTATGATTCCAAAGGGTATAGTCCAACTTCATGTAAGCATATCTGATGGGCAGTTTTGCTGCACAATGAAGTTCTCAACCACTTATCAAGTCAAAGCTGGTTTGTTCAGAGCTATTACATAAGCTAAGGTTATAGGaattttgcaattttaaaacGCCACATTTCTCTTACCTGCCAGCCCATTTACTCCAACTAATCCAGCTGAACTTGAAATGCAAACCAAATGTCCATGGTTATTAGCAATCATAGCAGGGAGAAAGGCTTTGTAAGTCTAAGAAGAGCAAagcaaaatttttaacatttaataccACATTGCATGCATTTCTCAGATGCTTACCTAGTCATTAtgattagttttctttcttttttttttcagttcataaaaatacctgaaagGACTGAGATATAAAAACTTCAACATCTGGGAAGTAACCAGTTTTACCTGTTAAATCAGTATTTTCCCATGACAATTCCAATATTATTATAATGTGTTCAGACTTACGTTTTTGCTCATACTTGACTTTCAACAATACAAAATCAAGACATTAACTGAAGTAGTATAGGAAAATCTTAGTTGTGGCAACCACAATTCAAACACAGTTAAAAGTATTCAAGGATATAATTGTTTACATTTatatctccttttttctcccttggcttaattttgaatttcaaattttcCCTGAACATTGTTCATAGGACATCCTGCTGTTGGCTTCAATTTAAAAAGAGCACTTTGTTTTAAACTCATCTCTACTTCTTTCAATAatggtttgttatttttattccatttcgtAAAACAGAGTCTCTGTTAGACAGAGGAAGCGTATACTGTGCCTCAGTACTGCAGAACACCTTCACTTTTGATTGGGGACCTGGAGAAAGAAGGTAAAGAAAGAGAAGTGAGCTTTTGGAGATGTCCTTTGCAACAAAGAAGTAAGTGGTCATATACAGACAATAAAGAGGTAAGAAAAGGGATCTCTTACAAAGGCCAAACGTTCTTTGTTAGCCTGCACTGCAGTAAGTTTCAGAGAGAAACTAACACGTACAGAGAAGtggaaaatcaaaacaaaggaaaaggaaacagcGCAGCATAACAAAACATAGCCTACATTTGGGGTCTGTGATGAGTTGCTCCACTTCTCCGTCGGGGCGATCAATACCTCTGGAAGCCCAGCCATGATGCATCTCTCTGACCCTCTAACAATCAAGCCACTAGCTCTGTGCTCGGCAATGTGCAGGTGCTCAAAGACTGTACGTGAACTGGctcagaaaaactgaacagagtGAGAAGACACAAAGGAGATGGTGGGGGCCACGGACACACCAGAACTTAAGGAACcattggaaggagagagagaaagaagagaaagagaccagGATGGAGACTGGGGAAAAACAGAGAGGTAAGAAAAGATTATAACGGCCATAAGAGTGGAGAATTTTAAGAGGATTACGTTTCTTCATCTTCATTCTAACTAGATATAGAGTATAAGCACAAAGGAGAGGGACATTTGGGACAAGAGAAATCGTTTGTAGTAGCTCCTGTAGGAACATGGTGGCCGGTGAGTTctgaatctttccatttttctcctgaaaaccaTATACAGCACCAAGAATACCACCTGCTCTATTCCATTTTTGGTggaaggaggggaaagaaaatcaacaaactcCAAATTACATTTGAAGGCTGTTGAAGGAGAGTTGGGTGGGAAGTCCAGGTGGCAGACGGGAGGAGACTGAAGAGGGATCTCTGAGATCTATAGCAAATACTCCCAGAAGGAGAGAGCCTTGTCCAGGGAAGGATGAGCTGTGAGCAGGGCTGGAACCAAACAGGGCAAAAGCTGGGAGAGACAGCAGGAGGGCACATGCACGGCATGGGGAGGCCTGAGATGCCAGGAAAATGTGACTTCTGGAAGCAGGCGCATCGCTTTGGAAGTCAGGGCTGTGCCCTTTAGTGCTGGTGGCATGTGGTAATCAGGGCTGCTGGTAGAACCTCTCTTTTCTCTGGGTAGGTACTGATTAAGGTGACTGAACATCTCGGTCTGCTCAGGACAGATCTGATTAATGCTTGCTTATTAGTAGTGCCCCCTTTTACTTTCAAAAGTGTCCCAGCATAGGAAAATTATAAATTCACTCTGATCATGTCTGAGTAGTTATGGCTATGGGGCCTTGAGCAAACCTTTAAATTCTATGAGCCCTACCTCACTGAGCTGTTTTAAGGAATATATGTGAGCTGCCTGGGACAATCCCCAACATTTGCCAGCAATCAGTAAATGGGAATTATTTTGAACATGGGGACAGCTCTGTCTTTGTAGTATTTTCTAAGCAGAGGTTCTAGGAGTTGTGGATTAAGGTGGATCACGAAAGGACAACCGGGTAGATGGGCAAGTCCAAAACTGACAAGTCTGTGGCTAATAACATTGCAAATGACCAAGCCGAAAGTACTCTAAAAGCCAGGGTATCTTCACACTttttatgagaagaaaaaataattacccATAAATGTGCTTTGAAGTTCACATCAAACGACTTTTCCATAAGCTCATCTGGGCAGTCGAGGAAGTTCTTTCCTGTTACAATCCCGGCATTGTTGATTAGGATGGAAACATCACCAACTTCATTTTTAACCTGAATTGAATAACAAGAGCAACTCCACCAATGTAGTAATTCCTTATATGATCTAggttttattttcccacagttttatatttttttattcttgttaaCTCAGACTAAATTGATGCGCTCTAAAAACAAAGTGTGTTTCACCCCTTTTGCTGAGTCTACACTGCACCATAGATCCAATTCTGATggccttctcttttcttcctctctgctgAAGATGGTTCCGATACTGAAATGCCACTTTTCTTCTACAATTAAGACATGTTCTTATACTCAGGAGTTAGTAACTTTGTTCTGTGCTGTGCATAAGTAGCACATCATTTTAATCAGTGTGATgggatataagaatagcttcaCTGCAGCCAAATGTCATATGGATGAAGACCTAGCAAAcatggacatgggagtgcagcagGGACCACATGGACAAAGGACAACACACATAGCACAGATTAGGGTCTGCCTGTCCTGTTTTCACATGAATAATCTTTCCTTTCCTATTGATTTATCTGTTTCATATATAGGgctgtcttttcttttaaagggTTATCTTGCTCCAAAGTCTCTTCTTTCCTCTAAATTAAGCAGGGAAAGGAATCATTAATATTCAGCCTCTGCTACATTAGGGAGAAAAGGGATCAGGTTTAACTGCATGTAACTTAACTATGTATTTACCTATTGCTGGTGGATGAGAACACAAGAAAACACTCATCCTTGCAATGAAGATAAGCTTGCTGGTACCGTGTTGTTTAATAAAGGGCCCACAGTGCCATCTAAGGGAAAATGCAACTGATtctagttttaattaattttctgcaTTCATTATTCTCCTGATTGTAAGAGTGAGGCAACAGCCTCTGCAACTGTGTATGACACTTCTCACGAGGTGTGCACATGAGCTGTGCCTGCCTGTTAGCAGAAATTTCCCTATGAACATCCACACTGTGAAAATAAGAGCCCACAGGAAACCCTCGTGCTGCCCTGCACGTCAGTATCCAACTCTGAGCTGCCCAAGATGGCTGATTTCTTTCCCAATCACTACTTATTACTGGTAGTGGGCAGGAGGGAAAAGTCTGTTTCTATCAGTGACCACCTGGTTTAAAGGATGAAACAGTCATGAAATTTGACCTTGGACATCAGGAATCTATCTTAAGAAATTTTTACAGATGCTACaaataaattctttgttttctttttgctgttgaatATAACAATGCAGTTAATTAGAGGTATGCTAAGCCAAATTGATTCTGATTTGCCTTGTGTAAGAGAtcatattcattaaatatatagTTAGGACACTTCCACATGCCACACCAAAGATAAGTGACAACTACATAGCTTCAAGGCTAACCTCTCACGCAGGGCTTCTGAGGAGCAGGGCTGGACTTTCTGAACGCAGGACTGAGCTATGACCTAGGGACACAAGCTTTTAAAGTTATTGGGGACTTAATGGAGATAAAACACTGTTAACTGCTCTGAAAATTTTCTTCTGATCGTTTGTCTATGGGATACTTCTTAAAAATTCTCTGATACTTTCCCTTTATGCAGAATGAGAAGTGAAAACGGTTGGTTTACAGGGTTGGAGAGTAATTCGCTTTCCCTGAATTCAGAAGAGCACATAATCAGTTCTCTCCAAAACTCCAAAGTGCTAACAGCTGAATAGAAAGCTGACATGTTTGACCATTTCTGAAGCCAGGAAACTAAGTCAGACATAGAACTAAATCATAgatgcagggagcagggaggTAATTATTTATAGAGAGTCTCATACTAGCTTGTCCCATGTCTAAGGGTGTTCAGTGTGGGCATGTGAACCAGTTATTGCTTAAGACTGGCCAGAGAACTTCTCTGTACTTGGTATCAGGTCCACATGCCAGGTTATTGGTGCCTAAGGAGTGAATAGCTGAATTTGTGAGGTCAGCCACAGCAAAGAATGCAGCAAACACAGCAGGTTGGCTGCACGTGGAAGGGAGGTCCCAGCGTAAGCCACACGAACTCATCAAGTTTAGATCTCCAGACTGTTTGTTAGCCTGTGGTTGGACATGGTGGTAACAGAGATGTAAAATGTAAGGCAAACCTAAAAGTCAGAAACTCACTTGCTAGTGACCTGCAAATCTTTCCACTAGAAATAGTGAGAGATCCTGGTTGAGGCTGGAAGCTATGGAAGAACCTTATGACGTAGATGTGCTGCTCACCACCGCCTTGTCTCGTTCTCCTTTCTCACTAAATTGGGCAATTCTGGGAGCCCAAAAGAAGGGGCCCAGGAGAGTGATGTGTGAGTACACATGCCAACGTGCAGGCGCAGGATTCCTTGTGAGGGAAAGGTACGTGCCTCTACAAGCTGAGAAAATCCAGGCCATCCACATAAAGCTTGGCTTTCTCGAGAGCTGTCTTTATACGTGCTTCTGTGTGTGGGTAAGTCTTTAGGATGAATAAAATATTCTGATTTCCTTATGACTACTTGAGAGAAATACACATTCAAGCGAAAGGCATTGTGATGGGTGGACATAgcctgaatttaaaattaaacatggaTTTAGATCTTGGCTCAGCCACGCACCAACTCTGTGAGCCTGGGCAGGTTATTTAgtatctctgtgtctcagtttctttattctcAAGGAAGACTGCCTCCACCGACCCCTTTATATTTACACTATAATAGGGGCCGGAACAGTCAATACAGTGCAGAGGCCAGGAGCACATACTCAGACATCAGTGACTCGAGTGCCGGCTGCTGCTTtgctacttattagctgtgttTCTTAGTTAAGCTACCTGCTtgccctaagcctcagtttccttatttgtgtaATGGGGATAATCAAGGATTTCACTTTATAGGGTTATGGTATAATACAGGCAGGGTACTTAGTACAGTGTCTTGCATAAAGTAAAATCTAAAAAATCCTAATTTCCACTCCcccacaatattttaaaaattaaagtgatatTGGAGATAGGAAAATAGACATGTAGAAAGGCAAACAAACAAGGATACTGACTTATGTCCAAGTATTTACTTAGAGTTCATACTACCCATAAGAGCCAGTAAGCACCTAAGACATACCTGATGGGCCACTCTGTATATTTCTTCCCTGTCACTGCAGTCACAGGTGTAGGCATGCACCCGCGTGGCTCCAGCTTCCCGAGCCATCCTGCATGTCTCCTCGTTCCCGTCCTTATTGACATCCCAGAGAACAAGCACAGATCCTAAGCAGGCAAATCGCAAGGCTAGGAGCCTTCCCAGTCCGCTCCCAGCGCCTGTTATGAGGACTATTTCACCAGCAACGTTCTTCCGTGGCTTTGAAATTATGGTAAAAATCAAAGCCTTCAGAATAGAAAATAGGAATTTTCCTAAGAAAATGGGCAATCCCTTTGCTGATTTCAGGATGGAAGACATGTTGTGGCTGACACCTAGAAAGAAAGACTTAGTTGTCCATTTCCTCTGTTTGCTAACTAGTGAAAGTAACTGAGAACTGTGATTTAAACAGCTCTCTTGATAGCAAGACTCTGAACTCAGAAAGTCAGAAAGACTCTGAACTCACAAAGTCCACAGTGACAATGTCTTGTCTGAGTCTCATACATGGACCCACGCTCGGCACACATCTGTAAGCCTGCTATGTgttgcagaagagagaattaatCAGGAACTATGAACACCATGCCCAGGTTTAACCCAAAGAGTAGGTTGCTATTTCTTCACAGTTAGCCTTTCTTCATAATAATCATGAGTCCTGTTGACTGACTTTGTGTTCAAAGTCTCTACCACATCACAGTGTTTATGACATAACCTCTacctttcttgtttatttttgtctccttttAGGTTTGTGCTTTCTTATTTGCACTGTTGTCCTTtaattttgcattattatttaaaatctgaGATTCAAGAGGAAAATGTAGAATTCTATTTGTATAAAGGATTTGAAGTAATTAGACGTTCTAAGCCTTTTCTGATGGATTTGCCATCAGCACCACATATCCCCCTTCCTCAGATTCTGAGGCTCCCCTACCACCAGCTCTACATCACTTACCACTCGGTTGTGTGACTGAAGGACAGCGGTGAGAGAGACCTGgactcctgccctgccctgcctctgtcTTGCTGTGAAAGCTGGGGCAGGCCACTTAGCCTTTCTGGGCTTCGGTCTCCTCATCTCTACCAGTTTTGTGGCATAGGGTGGTTTTGCAAATGAAATGAGAATGCTCCATGCTTGACCACAATGCCCAGCTTATAGTAAGTGCTTTACAGATGTT
Proteins encoded in this window:
- the LOC134364064 gene encoding epidermal retinol dehydrogenase 2-like isoform X2; protein product: MSSILKSAKGLPIFLGKFLFSILKALIFTIISKPRKNVAGEIVLITGAGSGLGRLLALRFACLGSVLVLWDVNKDGNEETCRMAREAGATRVHAYTCDCSDREEIYRVAHQTYKAFLPAMIANNHGHLVCISSSAGLVGVNGLADYCASKFAAFGFAESVFTETVAQKQKGIKTTIVCPFFIKTGMFEGCTTGCPSLLPILEPEYVVRKIVDAILQEQLYLYIPKFLYFIMFLKSLLPLKTALLIAEYLDILHVMDGFTGQKTKD
- the LOC134364064 gene encoding epidermal retinol dehydrogenase 2-like isoform X1, encoding MSSILKSAKGLPIFLGKFLFSILKALIFTIISKPRKNVAGEIVLITGAGSGLGRLLALRFACLGSVLVLWDVNKDGNEETCRMAREAGATRVHAYTCDCSDREEIYRVAHQVKNEVGDVSILINNAGIVTGKNFLDCPDELMEKSFDVNFKAHLWTYKAFLPAMIANNHGHLVCISSSAGLVGVNGLADYCASKFAAFGFAESVFTETVAQKQKGIKTTIVCPFFIKTGMFEGCTTGCPSLLPILEPEYVVRKIVDAILQEQLYLYIPKFLYFIMFLKSLLPLKTALLIAEYLDILHVMDGFTGQKTKD